A genome region from bacterium Unc6 includes the following:
- a CDS encoding undecaprenyldiphospho-muramoylpentapeptide beta-N-acetylglucosaminyltransferase, whose product MNNGCVAKNKKIVIACGGTTGHILPGIVLGKKLKELGYEVVFFCSEKKKFVMDKEAEIFKKQGFSAFPVPSIAMPTDKNIFYWLRFFKIMSCGIFYSKKILKNISPSVVVGMGGFASAPVVFSAKMLNIPILIHEQNATPGRANLFLSKYASTVAVGIEDAKKYFKNKNVVYTGNLIKEDIFNNILPQNSLSKDKTTILVLGGSQGSHLINEQVLLALEKLPENIKSRIQVIHITGIADYKSVRQRYALLKIPCVVFDFSDKITGIYKVSNVAICRAGAGTITELCAFGLPAILIPHSAGTNHQVYNARWLQTKTGCIVIEEKELSPEVLCCEILRIIDKNIKDEISSKMVRLYKKDAVLSLVNQVINAK is encoded by the coding sequence ATGAACAACGGTTGCGTTGCCAAAAATAAAAAAATTGTAATTGCCTGCGGGGGAACAACTGGACATATATTACCCGGGATTGTGCTTGGAAAGAAGTTAAAAGAACTGGGATATGAGGTGGTATTTTTCTGTTCAGAAAAGAAAAAATTTGTTATGGACAAGGAGGCTGAAATATTTAAAAAACAGGGATTTTCTGCTTTTCCTGTTCCCAGTATTGCAATGCCTACGGATAAAAATATTTTTTATTGGCTTAGATTTTTTAAAATAATGTCCTGCGGTATTTTCTATTCCAAAAAAATCTTAAAAAACATTTCTCCCTCGGTTGTTGTTGGTATGGGGGGGTTTGCATCTGCTCCGGTTGTATTTTCAGCAAAGATGCTTAATATACCAATCCTTATACATGAACAGAATGCCACACCTGGAAGGGCAAATCTTTTTCTTTCTAAATATGCAAGTACTGTTGCTGTCGGGATTGAGGATGCCAAAAAATATTTTAAGAACAAAAATGTTGTTTATACAGGAAATTTAATAAAAGAAGATATATTTAACAATATCCTGCCACAAAACTCCTTAAGCAAAGATAAAACGACAATACTTGTTTTAGGAGGAAGTCAGGGCTCGCACTTAATAAATGAACAGGTTTTGTTAGCATTGGAAAAATTGCCAGAAAACATAAAATCCCGTATACAGGTTATACATATAACGGGCATAGCAGATTATAAATCTGTCCGGCAAAGGTATGCTCTTCTTAAAATACCCTGCGTTGTTTTCGATTTCTCTGATAAAATAACAGGTATATATAAGGTATCCAATGTTGCAATATGCAGGGCAGGAGCAGGGACAATAACTGAACTGTGTGCTTTCGGTCTTCCTGCAATACTTATCCCCCATTCTGCTGGAACAAATCATCAGGTTTATAATGCGAGATGGCTACAAACAAAAACGGGTTGTATTGTTATAGAAGAAAAAGAATTAAGCCCAGAGGTTCTCTGTTGTGAAATTTTAAGGATTATTGATAAAAATATAAAAGACGAAATATCGTCAAAGATGGTTCGTTTGTATAAAAAAGATGCGGTTTTAAGTCTTGTAAATCAGGTAATAAATGCAAAGTAA
- a CDS encoding putative lipid II flippase FtsW, whose translation MGWNLCFALDIDMRNSRLSLFFSVLILTCIGIVMVYSASSLFALERFGDGEFFLKRHILFFIVGLILMFFVMSIDYVKLRKWTKPLLFLTILLLLLVLIPGIGHEIRGARRWFVIGPFSFQPSEFAKITLILYLAEVLSRKQPKINSFSEGFLPPMLILGLCTGLIIIGPDLGTSVIIIFIASIMFYVAGIRMVHIVPMVIGSIPVVIAFIIHKAYRIERVLTFINPWRDPLGVGYQPIQSLIAIGSGGFFGKGLGDSYQKLYFLPEAHTDFIFSIIAEELGFIGAAVILFLYLSVLFHSARIAFKSNDLFGHLIVIGIISKLAIEIGINIAVSLALLPTKGLVLPFLSYGGSALVCNLVLIGIVLNVGKDIKNRLV comes from the coding sequence ATGGGTTGGAACTTATGCTTTGCTTTAGATATAGATATGCGTAATTCAAGGCTTTCATTGTTTTTTAGTGTTTTAATTCTCACCTGTATAGGTATTGTTATGGTTTACAGTGCAAGTTCTTTATTTGCACTTGAAAGATTTGGAGATGGTGAATTTTTTTTAAAGCGGCACATTTTATTTTTTATAGTAGGCCTTATCCTGATGTTCTTTGTAATGAGCATAGACTATGTAAAATTAAGAAAGTGGACAAAACCCCTTCTTTTTTTGACAATCCTTCTTCTTTTGCTTGTTCTTATTCCAGGTATAGGTCATGAAATAAGAGGAGCAAGAAGATGGTTTGTGATAGGGCCATTTAGTTTTCAACCTTCCGAGTTTGCAAAGATAACACTTATCCTGTATCTTGCCGAGGTACTTTCAAGAAAACAGCCGAAGATAAACAGTTTTTCTGAAGGATTTCTTCCTCCTATGCTTATACTTGGTCTGTGCACGGGGCTTATCATTATTGGGCCTGACCTGGGTACCTCTGTTATAATAATATTTATAGCATCTATTATGTTTTATGTTGCGGGCATAAGGATGGTTCATATTGTCCCAATGGTTATCGGTAGCATTCCTGTTGTAATTGCATTTATAATACATAAGGCTTATAGAATAGAAAGGGTTCTTACATTTATAAATCCCTGGAGAGACCCCCTGGGTGTTGGCTATCAACCGATCCAGTCTCTTATTGCAATCGGTTCAGGTGGTTTTTTTGGAAAAGGATTGGGCGATTCGTATCAGAAACTTTATTTTCTTCCAGAAGCGCATACAGATTTTATCTTTTCAATAATAGCAGAAGAACTTGGATTTATAGGAGCGGCTGTCATACTTTTTTTGTATCTGTCGGTGCTTTTTCATAGTGCAAGGATTGCCTTTAAGTCAAACGATCTTTTTGGACATCTAATTGTAATAGGTATTATAAGTAAGCTTGCAATAGAGATTGGGATAAATATAGCAGTATCTCTGGCGCTTCTTCCTACAAAAGGACTTGTACTCCCCTTTTTGTCTTACGGAGGCTCTGCACTTGTGTGCAATCTTGTTTTAATCGGCATAGTATTAAATGTGGGAAAAGATATAAAAAACAGGTTGGTATGA
- a CDS encoding phospho-N-acetylmuramoyl-pentapeptide-transferase — translation MFYYLWELKDIFFGFNIFRYITFRAFMAGVFAFLFCLLTGKRWIRFLEKMRLKENIRTEQDAPGLHQLHKHKQGIPTMGGIIIVPAILATTLLWADILNPYIIVVVLSTLWLGFIGILDDRLKLKNNGKKGLSARAKIYGQAVLGLIIGCILYLDPMVSSGIEIPFFKDLIIDIGFLYIPFAILLITVASNAVNITDGIDGLASGCTVILALTYAVFSYVVGHRVISDYLIFNYIPGSGELTVFCVAIAGTMLGFLWFNTYPAQVFMGDTGSLAIGGLFAILALILKKEIVLLIAGGVFFMEVLSVVVQVVSCKIRKKRVFLMSPIHHHFELSGAKEPKIMVRFWILAGVFSLLALATLKLR, via the coding sequence ATGTTTTATTACCTCTGGGAATTAAAAGACATATTCTTCGGTTTTAATATATTCAGGTATATTACTTTCAGAGCATTTATGGCAGGTGTATTTGCATTTTTATTCTGTCTTCTTACGGGGAAAAGATGGATAAGATTTCTTGAGAAGATGCGCTTAAAAGAAAATATAAGGACAGAACAAGATGCCCCGGGACTTCATCAACTCCATAAACATAAACAGGGCATACCTACAATGGGTGGCATAATAATTGTCCCTGCAATACTTGCTACAACACTACTGTGGGCGGATATATTAAATCCATATATTATTGTTGTGGTTTTAAGTACACTGTGGCTTGGTTTTATAGGCATACTTGATGATCGTCTGAAATTGAAAAACAACGGAAAAAAAGGTTTAAGTGCTAGAGCCAAAATTTATGGACAGGCGGTTTTAGGCTTAATCATAGGTTGTATTCTTTATCTGGACCCTATGGTTTCTTCAGGTATAGAGATACCCTTCTTCAAAGATCTTATTATAGATATAGGTTTTTTATATATACCATTTGCTATACTTCTTATTACAGTGGCATCAAATGCTGTAAATATAACAGACGGTATTGATGGGCTTGCATCAGGTTGTACCGTGATACTTGCACTTACATATGCGGTGTTTTCTTATGTTGTAGGACACAGGGTGATAAGTGATTACCTTATTTTTAATTATATACCCGGTTCAGGTGAGCTTACGGTATTCTGTGTAGCCATAGCAGGAACAATGTTAGGATTTCTATGGTTTAATACATACCCCGCACAGGTATTTATGGGCGATACAGGTTCACTTGCAATCGGCGGTTTATTTGCAATTCTTGCTCTTATATTGAAAAAAGAGATAGTTCTTCTTATTGCAGGCGGTGTTTTTTTTATGGAGGTCCTGTCTGTTGTTGTTCAGGTGGTATCCTGTAAGATAAGAAAGAAAAGAGTATTTCTTATGTCTCCCATACATCACCATTTTGAATTATCGGGGGCCAAAGAGCCCAAGATTATGGTCAGGTTCTGGATATTGGCCGGTGTATTTTCACTTCTTGCGCTTGCCACATTAAAACTAAGATAA
- a CDS encoding UDP-N-acetylmuramoyl-L-alanyl-D-glutamate--2,6-diaminopimelate ligase has product MELQNLLKNISVIFKNCNSSIDIKGIVSDSRLVREGYCFVAVKGVHTDGHRFIKDAVHRGAVVVVCEEKVNNGVSYVQVKDSHKSLISILKTFYFNPSESLRVIGVTGTNGKTTTTYLLESVLKTQGFSVGVIGTISYRFKGRSIPATNTTPGPVELQALLASIRDQDCKYCCMEVSSHSLDQGRVDGINFRCAVFTNLTPEHLDYHKDMNSYLDAESKLFEMLSNNSYAVLNIDDNSFNILSQRTKVSIMTYGFGNNAQIYPVDIKILKSGMYGSINTPVGLLRIESNIIGRYNVYNIMGCIGAAICEGVKKENIEEGIKALKGIPGRMEPVENNKGIMIYVDYAHTDDALKNVLQTLKDIKKDGRIIVVFGAGGDRDKTKRPKMGKTAGEGADYVIITSDNPRTENALDICKDIEAGLNHSVDYNIIVDRKEAIRTAIQNAKQGDIVLIAGKGHETYQTLKDTVVPFDDREEAGNIVNK; this is encoded by the coding sequence ATGGAACTGCAAAATCTTTTGAAAAATATAAGTGTTATATTCAAAAATTGCAACAGCAGTATAGATATTAAAGGCATAGTAAGTGATTCAAGACTTGTAAGGGAAGGGTATTGTTTTGTTGCAGTAAAGGGTGTCCATACCGATGGGCACAGGTTTATAAAAGATGCTGTGCACAGGGGTGCAGTTGTTGTAGTGTGTGAGGAAAAAGTTAATAACGGTGTTTCTTATGTTCAGGTTAAGGACAGTCATAAATCGTTGATAAGTATTTTAAAGACATTTTATTTTAATCCCTCAGAATCTTTAAGGGTAATAGGTGTAACAGGAACAAACGGGAAAACAACAACAACATATCTTTTAGAATCAGTTCTTAAGACGCAGGGATTTTCTGTTGGTGTGATAGGTACCATAAGTTATAGGTTTAAAGGCCGTTCAATTCCCGCAACAAATACTACGCCCGGTCCTGTTGAATTACAGGCGCTCCTTGCTTCAATCAGGGACCAAGATTGCAAGTATTGTTGTATGGAGGTTTCTTCTCATTCTCTTGACCAGGGGCGTGTGGATGGTATAAACTTTAGGTGTGCGGTATTTACAAATCTTACACCGGAACATCTTGATTATCATAAGGATATGAATTCTTATTTAGATGCCGAGTCGAAACTATTTGAAATGCTTTCAAATAATTCATATGCGGTTTTAAATATTGATGACAACAGTTTTAATATTCTGTCACAAAGAACAAAGGTAAGTATCATGACATATGGATTTGGGAACAATGCACAGATATATCCTGTGGATATAAAAATTTTAAAAAGTGGTATGTATGGAAGTATAAACACACCTGTGGGGTTGTTAAGAATTGAATCTAATATCATTGGCAGATACAATGTTTATAATATAATGGGTTGCATAGGGGCTGCAATATGTGAAGGTGTTAAAAAAGAAAACATAGAAGAGGGCATAAAAGCATTAAAAGGAATTCCGGGAAGAATGGAACCAGTAGAAAATAATAAAGGCATAATGATATATGTTGACTATGCGCACACAGATGATGCTTTGAAAAATGTGCTTCAAACATTAAAGGATATAAAAAAAGATGGAAGAATTATTGTTGTATTTGGTGCCGGCGGAGATAGAGACAAGACCAAAAGACCGAAGATGGGCAAGACTGCAGGTGAAGGCGCAGATTATGTAATCATTACAAGTGATAATCCGAGGACAGAGAATGCTCTGGACATATGTAAGGATATTGAAGCAGGGCTCAATCACAGCGTAGATTATAATATTATTGTAGACAGAAAAGAGGCAATAAGAACTGCAATACAAAACGCAAAACAGGGAGATATTGTTCTTATAGCGGGCAAAGGGCATGAAACCTATCAGACACTTAAAGATACAGTAGTCCCTTTTGATGACAGGGAAGAGGCGGGAAATATAGTCAATAAGTAA
- a CDS encoding 16S rRNA (cytosine(1402)-N(4))-methyltransferase, giving the protein MVHIPVLLKEVLDYLKPRNGFFMLDCTVGAGGHSKEILQRIMPDGILIGIDKDEDILRIAGQNLKEFEGHFFLFKKDFVGIDSILDTLHSLPLTGKIKSFDGMLFDLGVSSFQIDSARRGFSFSVDGPLDMRMDKEQDLSAYTIVNRWTKDEIADVLFNYGGERFSRKVASGIIEKRKKHPIKTTFELSNIILSVIKKRGKIHPATRTFQALRIAVNEELSTLEKSLPKAIQVLARCGRICVISFHSLEDRIVKRTFKKYEKQGIINILTTKPIRPSLEETRVNPRARSSILRAAEKR; this is encoded by the coding sequence ATGGTCCATATTCCTGTCCTGTTAAAAGAGGTTCTGGATTACCTTAAGCCCAGGAACGGTTTTTTTATGCTTGATTGCACTGTTGGTGCCGGTGGGCATTCAAAAGAAATTCTTCAAAGGATAATGCCTGACGGGATACTGATAGGCATTGATAAGGATGAAGATATTTTACGCATTGCCGGACAAAATCTTAAAGAGTTTGAGGGGCATTTTTTTCTTTTTAAAAAGGACTTTGTAGGTATTGATTCTATATTAGATACGCTTCATAGTTTGCCTTTGACAGGAAAGATAAAAAGTTTTGACGGAATGCTTTTTGATTTGGGAGTTTCATCTTTTCAAATTGACAGTGCCCGGAGAGGATTTAGTTTTTCCGTGGACGGTCCTCTTGATATGAGGATGGATAAAGAGCAGGATTTGTCTGCATATACAATTGTGAATAGATGGACAAAAGATGAAATTGCAGATGTTTTATTCAATTACGGCGGCGAGAGATTTTCAAGGAAGGTTGCTTCCGGGATTATTGAGAAGAGAAAAAAACATCCGATAAAAACGACTTTTGAGTTATCAAATATTATTCTTAGTGTGATTAAAAAAAGGGGAAAGATACATCCTGCGACAAGAACATTTCAGGCACTCAGGATTGCCGTAAATGAAGAACTCAGCACACTTGAAAAATCTCTTCCCAAGGCAATTCAAGTCCTGGCAAGATGCGGAAGGATCTGTGTCATATCTTTTCATTCATTAGAGGACAGAATTGTTAAACGGACTTTCAAAAAATATGAAAAACAGGGAATTATAAATATCTTAACTACAAAACCCATAAGACCGTCTCTTGAAGAAACAAGGGTAAATCCCAGAGCAAGAAGCTCAATATTAAGAGCGGCAGAAAAGAGGTGA
- a CDS encoding division/cell wall cluster transcriptional repressor MraZ: MFYGEYNYKIDNKGRLFVPSKFKRVLQEEVSSKFFITRGLEGCLMGFAESGWRKEEERLKSMPFQRKDARRFQRLFFSGVSETEMDSQGRILIPDYLKKYAELKNDAKIIGVSHYFEIWDPKKWEVFKKESEDSFEEIAERL, translated from the coding sequence GTGTTTTACGGCGAATACAATTATAAGATAGATAACAAAGGACGGCTGTTTGTTCCTTCAAAATTTAAACGTGTTTTGCAGGAAGAGGTATCTTCAAAATTTTTTATAACAAGAGGGCTTGAAGGATGTCTTATGGGATTTGCAGAATCAGGGTGGAGAAAAGAAGAGGAAAGGTTAAAGTCAATGCCATTTCAAAGAAAGGATGCAAGAAGGTTTCAGAGGTTATTCTTTAGTGGGGTATCTGAAACAGAAATGGATTCTCAGGGAAGGATATTGATACCTGATTATTTGAAAAAATATGCAGAACTTAAAAATGATGCAAAGATTATAGGGGTTTCACATTATTTTGAAATCTGGGATCCTAAAAAGTGGGAAGTGTTTAAAAAAGAATCGGAAGATAGTTTTGAAGAGATTGCAGAAAGATTATAA
- a CDS encoding 8-amino-7-oxononanoate synthase, producing MKKIEMFLEERKERGLLRELRPFSFKIQGKIYTDERVFIDFSSNDYLGLSSHPYLIEKVREAVAMFGTCSSASRLLGGDFQIHHRLEERVARFKGKESAVVFNTGYQANIGILSSLLSTQDVVFADKACHASIIDGIILSGSKLFRFRHNDTNHLESLLKQKRKQYKTSMIITETIFSMDGDRADLKNIVGLKNRYDSYLMVDEAHSTGIYGRNGSGMIEEEGLCSDVELIMGTFSKALAGYGGYLATSKKIASYIINTSRSFIYSTALPPFISACNLAGLDLIEKEPERRKTVLELSDFLRESLKTKGYKIIGNSQIVPLITGDNTNTQKTASLLLENGFWVFSVRPPTVPEGTSRIRFSITYHHKKQDLQKIISLIN from the coding sequence ATGAAAAAAATAGAAATGTTTTTAGAAGAAAGAAAAGAAAGGGGACTTTTAAGGGAGTTGAGACCCTTTTCTTTTAAGATACAGGGGAAGATATATACAGACGAAAGGGTTTTTATAGATTTTTCCTCAAATGATTATTTGGGTCTGTCTTCACATCCCTATCTTATTGAAAAAGTCAGAGAAGCTGTTGCAATGTTCGGCACCTGTTCTTCTGCATCAAGACTTTTAGGTGGAGATTTTCAGATTCATCACAGACTAGAGGAAAGGGTTGCCAGGTTCAAGGGCAAAGAGTCCGCCGTTGTGTTTAATACAGGATATCAGGCAAACATAGGGATTTTAAGTTCTTTGTTATCAACACAGGATGTTGTTTTTGCCGACAAGGCCTGTCATGCAAGTATTATTGACGGGATTATACTTTCGGGTTCAAAACTGTTCAGGTTCAGACATAATGATACGAACCACCTTGAAAGTCTTCTTAAACAAAAAAGAAAACAGTATAAGACCTCAATGATAATTACTGAAACCATATTTAGTATGGATGGGGACAGGGCAGATTTGAAAAATATTGTCGGTCTGAAAAACAGATATGATTCTTATCTTATGGTTGATGAAGCCCATTCAACAGGTATATATGGCAGAAACGGTTCCGGTATGATTGAAGAAGAAGGGCTTTGTTCTGATGTAGAGTTAATAATGGGAACTTTCAGCAAGGCACTGGCTGGTTATGGCGGGTATCTTGCAACATCAAAAAAGATAGCCAGTTACATTATAAACACATCCAGAAGTTTTATATATTCAACCGCTCTTCCTCCCTTTATATCTGCCTGCAATCTTGCGGGACTGGATTTAATAGAAAAAGAACCTGAAAGAAGAAAAACCGTACTTGAATTATCCGATTTTTTAAGAGAGTCTTTAAAAACAAAAGGTTATAAAATTATCGGAAATTCACAGATTGTTCCTTTGATTACAGGTGATAATACTAATACACAAAAAACAGCATCATTGCTTCTGGAAAATGGATTCTGGGTTTTCTCAGTAAGGCCTCCCACTGTGCCTGAAGGCACATCCAGAATAAGATTTTCAATAACATACCATCATAAAAAACAAGATCTGCAAAAAATAATCTCTCTCATCAATTAA
- a CDS encoding 3-phosphoshikimate 1-carboxyvinyltransferase, which translates to MIKGSIEIPGDKSISQRAIITGSISQGKTCIKGFLEGDDCIFAIKCFEQMGVRFEKRGSDIIVQGVEMYGLKKPSKELYFGNSGTSIRIIMGILAPQDFESTLTGDRSLSSRPMGRVVEPLRLMGADIAGSGGGNFAPIIIKGKRLRSITYRTSVASAQVKSAILLAGLYADRTTTVIEPLKSRDHTERMLSYFGADVHVEDLSISIKPIDRLIAREINVPGDISSAAFFLCAGAILEGSEIYISNVGLNPTRTGVIDILKRMGVDIEEEIKEQGYEPKGDIICKGVKNIKPFIINPDEVPSVIDELPILMVCAGFADGISVIKGASELRVKEADRIYSMQEGLEHLGIKMDIKGNDIYIQGIKTGRSCKVKSFGDHRTAMSMMVGALRADGPVVVEDTACIRKSFPGFEKLLQQVVVEK; encoded by the coding sequence ATGATTAAAGGAAGCATTGAAATTCCGGGTGATAAATCAATATCCCAGAGGGCAATAATAACAGGAAGTATCTCACAAGGGAAAACCTGTATTAAGGGCTTTCTTGAAGGCGATGATTGTATTTTTGCAATAAAATGTTTTGAACAGATGGGTGTAAGATTTGAAAAACGGGGCTCTGATATTATTGTGCAGGGTGTGGAAATGTACGGACTTAAAAAACCTTCAAAGGAATTATATTTTGGGAATTCCGGAACATCTATCAGGATTATAATGGGTATTCTTGCGCCACAGGATTTTGAGTCTACACTTACAGGTGACAGGTCCCTTTCATCAAGGCCTATGGGAAGGGTTGTAGAGCCTTTAAGGCTTATGGGTGCTGATATTGCCGGCTCTGGCGGTGGAAATTTTGCCCCGATAATAATAAAAGGAAAAAGGCTTCGTTCAATAACATACAGAACAAGTGTTGCAAGTGCCCAAGTGAAATCTGCTATACTTCTTGCAGGACTTTATGCAGACAGGACAACAACTGTAATAGAACCTTTGAAGTCAAGAGACCACACTGAAAGGATGCTTTCCTATTTTGGGGCCGATGTCCATGTTGAAGATTTAAGCATTTCAATAAAACCGATAGATAGACTTATTGCCCGAGAAATTAATGTTCCGGGGGACATATCAAGCGCAGCGTTTTTTTTATGTGCAGGGGCTATTTTAGAAGGAAGTGAAATTTATATAAGCAATGTGGGATTGAATCCAACAAGGACTGGTGTAATAGACATACTAAAAAGAATGGGGGTTGATATAGAAGAAGAGATTAAGGAACAGGGTTATGAACCTAAGGGTGATATTATCTGTAAGGGCGTAAAAAACATAAAGCCTTTTATTATAAATCCCGATGAAGTTCCTTCTGTTATAGATGAACTTCCTATACTTATGGTCTGTGCAGGTTTTGCTGATGGTATATCTGTTATAAAGGGTGCATCTGAATTGAGAGTAAAAGAAGCGGACAGAATTTATTCCATGCAAGAAGGACTAGAACATCTCGGGATTAAGATGGATATAAAAGGCAATGATATATATATACAGGGAATAAAAACAGGCAGGAGTTGCAAAGTCAAAAGTTTTGGTGACCACAGAACTGCTATGTCAATGATGGTAGGAGCCTTAAGAGCAGATGGTCCTGTTGTTGTTGAAGATACAGCCTGCATTAGAAAATCATTTCCAGGTTTTGAAAAACTTTTACAGCAGGTTGTTGTAGAGAAATAG
- a CDS encoding V-type ATP synthase subunit D: MKLTVNPNRMELLRIKKRTILAKKGHKLLKDKQEELMKMFILTIKAAKKLRIELDAQLKEAQFAFLLARSKMTQEELHSALAFPKGSITVDVSVQNVLNIKVPVFKISGRIDPYSYGFAHTGVYLDKAVGLVCGLWSSMIKLAEIETKVELLAKEIEKTRRRVNALEYVLIPSLLETTRGITIKLSEDERSNLTRLMRVKEIIESRY; the protein is encoded by the coding sequence ATGAAACTTACTGTAAATCCCAATAGAATGGAACTTTTAAGGATAAAGAAAAGAACTATTCTTGCAAAAAAAGGACATAAACTTCTCAAAGACAAACAAGAAGAACTGATGAAAATGTTTATCCTTACCATAAAAGCCGCAAAAAAATTAAGGATAGAACTTGATGCGCAATTAAAAGAGGCACAATTTGCCTTTTTATTGGCAAGGTCCAAAATGACACAAGAGGAATTGCACAGTGCCCTTGCATTCCCAAAGGGGAGCATAACTGTTGATGTCTCGGTTCAAAATGTATTAAATATAAAAGTGCCTGTTTTTAAGATTTCAGGCAGGATAGACCCTTATTCCTATGGTTTTGCACATACAGGAGTTTATCTTGATAAGGCAGTAGGACTTGTTTGTGGTTTGTGGTCAAGTATGATAAAACTTGCAGAAATAGAAACAAAGGTTGAACTTCTTGCAAAAGAGATAGAAAAAACAAGAAGAAGGGTAAATGCATTAGAATATGTGCTGATTCCTTCTCTTCTGGAGACAACCAGAGGCATTACCATTAAACTTTCAGAGGATGAAAGGTCAAATCTTACAAGGCTTATGAGAGTAAAAGAAATAATAGAAAGCAGATACTAA
- a CDS encoding dihydropteroate synthase, protein MERKIFCWDCNGKKIVLGKKTLIMGILNVTPDSFSGDGIYKNLTLAVETGIKLVEEGADIIDTGGQSTRPGSVWISKEEEYQRTIPVIRTLSKKIKVPISVDTTRSSIAEAAVDAGAGIINNIRGLSEGQEIAKIAAKQNIPIVIMHIKGTPKTMQKNPHYKDLLKEIINRLKKQIDIGLKQGLKKTQIAVDPGIGFGKTPEHNLEILRKLDILHTLGCPVLIGTSRKSFIGKILNNRLADERIFGTAATVALAILKAAHIVRVHDVAQMRDVCRVSDAICFPMLRG, encoded by the coding sequence ATGGAAAGAAAGATATTTTGTTGGGACTGCAATGGGAAAAAAATTGTGCTTGGTAAAAAAACCCTGATTATGGGTATATTAAATGTTACACCTGATTCTTTTTCAGGAGATGGAATATATAAAAATCTTACTCTGGCAGTTGAAACAGGAATAAAACTTGTTGAAGAAGGGGCAGATATAATAGATACAGGGGGTCAATCAACAAGACCCGGTTCGGTATGGATAAGCAAAGAGGAGGAATATCAAAGAACCATTCCGGTTATAAGAACACTTTCAAAAAAAATAAAGGTTCCTATTTCGGTTGATACAACAAGGTCTTCTATTGCAGAAGCTGCTGTTGATGCAGGTGCGGGCATTATCAACAATATAAGAGGATTATCTGAGGGACAAGAAATAGCAAAAATTGCAGCAAAACAAAATATTCCCATTGTTATTATGCACATCAAAGGAACACCTAAAACAATGCAAAAAAATCCTCATTATAAAGACCTTTTGAAAGAAATTATAAACAGGCTTAAAAAACAAATAGACATTGGCTTAAAACAGGGCTTAAAAAAAACTCAAATAGCAGTTGACCCTGGCATAGGATTTGGAAAAACACCGGAACACAATCTTGAAATTCTTCGCAAACTGGACATTCTACATACACTCGGGTGTCCTGTGCTTATAGGAACATCAAGGAAATCTTTCATAGGAAAGATACTGAATAATAGACTTGCGGATGAAAGAATTTTTGGCACCGCCGCCACTGTTGCTCTTGCTATTTTAAAAGCGGCACATATTGTAAGGGTGCACGATGTTGCACAGATGAGGGATGTGTGCAGGGTTTCTGATGCAATATGTTTTCCTATGTTGAGGGGTTAA